One stretch of Poecilia reticulata strain Guanapo linkage group LG21, Guppy_female_1.0+MT, whole genome shotgun sequence DNA includes these proteins:
- the LOC103457809 gene encoding 26S protease regulatory subunit 4, producing the protein MGQSQSGGHGPGGGKKDDKDKKKKYEPPIPTRVGKKKKKTKGPDAASKLPLVTPHTQCRLKLLKQERIKDYLLMEEEFIRNQEQMKPLEEKQEEERSKVDDLRGTPMSVGTLEEIIDDNHAIVSTSVGSEHYVSILSFVDKDLLEPGCSVLLNHKVHAVIGVLMDDTDPLVTVMKVEKAPQETYADIGGLDNQIQEIKESVELPLTHPEYYEEMGIKPPKGVILYGPPGTGKTLLAKAVANQTSATFLRVVGSELIQKYLGDGPKLVRELFRVAEEHAPSIVFIDEIDAIGTKRYDSNSGGEREIQRTMLELLNQLDGFDSRGDVKVIMATNRIETLDPALIRPGRIDRKIEFPLPDEKTKRRIFQIHTSRMTVADDVTLDDLILAKDDLSGADIKAICTEAGLMALRERRMKVTNEDFKKSKENVLYKKQEGTPEGLYL; encoded by the exons ATG GGTCAAAGTCAGAGTGGAGGCCACGGTCCAGGAGGAGGCAAGAAGGATGACAAG GATAAGAAGAAGAAGTATGAACCTCCAATTCCAACCAGAgtggggaagaaaaagaagaagacaaagggTCCCGATGCCGCTAGCAAACTTCCACTTG TTACACCTCACACTCAGTGCCGCTTGAAGCTGCTGAAGCAGGAACGGATCAAAGATTACCTGCTGATGGAGGAGGAGTTCATCAGGAACCAGGAGCAGATGAAGCCTCTAGAAGAGAAACAGGAG GAGGAAAGGTCAAAGGTGGACGACCTGCGAGGAACCCCCATGTCGGTGGGCACCCTGGAAGAAATCATAGACGACAACCACGCCATCGTTTCCACGTCAGTGGGATCGGAGCACTACGTCAGCATCCTGTCCTTCGTGGATAAGGATCTGCTGGAGCCAGGCTGCTCTGTTCTGCTCAACCACAAG GTTCATGCTGTGATTGGGGTGCTGATGGATGACACCGACCCCTTGGTGACGGTGATGAAAGTGGAAAAAGCTCCCCAAGAAACCTACGCTGATATAGGAGGACTGGACAATCAGATCCAGGAGATTAAG GAGTCTGTGGAGCTGCCGCTCACACACCCTGAATACTACGAGGAGATGGGCATCAAGCCTCCCAAAGGTGTCATCCTGTATGGACCTCCCGGCACAG GTAAGACGCTCCTCGCCAAGGCCGTGGCCAATCAGACGTCGGCCACCTTCCTGCGTGTGGTCGGCTCGGAGCTTATCCAGAAGTACCTCGGAGACGGACCCAAGCTCGTGCGGGAGCTGTTCCGGGTTGCGGAGGAGCACGCGCCGTCCATCGTCTTCATTGACGAGATCGACGCCATCGGCACTAAGAG GTACGACTCCAACTCGGGTGGCGAGAGGGAGATCCAGAGGACCATGCTGGAGCTGCTGAACCAGCTGGACGGCTTCGACTCGCGGGGTGACGTGAAAGTGATCATGGCCACCAACCGGATAGAAACGCTGGACCCGGCCCTCATCAGACCCG GGCGAATCGACAGAAAGATCGAGTTTCCTCTGCCGGATGAGAAGACCAAGAGAAGAATCTTCCAGATCCACACCAGCAGAATGACGGTGGCAGACGACGTCACCCTGGACGACCTCATTTTGGCCAAAGACGACCTATCAGGAGCAGACATTAAG GCCATCTGCACAGAGGCAGGCCTTATGGCGCTGCGAGAGCGCCGCATGAAAGTCACCAACGAAGACTTCAAAAAGTCCAAGGAGAACGTCCTGTACAAGAAGCAGGAGGGCACACCGGAGGGCCTTTACCTTTAA
- the LOC103457807 gene encoding calmodulin: protein MADQLTEEQIAEFKEAFSLFDKDGDGTITTKELGTVMRSLGQNPTEAELQDMINEVDADGNGTIDFPEFLTMMARKMKDTDSEEEIREAFRVFDKDGNGYISAAELRHVMTNLGEKLTDEEVDEMIREADIDGDGQVNYEEFVQMMTAK from the exons ATG GCTGACCAACTAACAGAGGAGCAGATTGCAG AGTTCAAGGAGGCTTTCTCCTTATTTGACAAGGATGGCGACGGAACCATTACCACCAAAGAGCTGGGCACCGTCATGAGATCGCTGGGCCAGAACCCCACAGAGGCCGAGCTGCAGGACATGATCAACGAGGTGGATGCTGACG GCAACGGAACCATCGACTTCCCTGAGTTCCTGACCATGATGGCCAGAAAAATGAAGGACACAGACAGCGAGGAGGAGATCCGCGAGGCTTTCCGGGTATTCGACAAG GACGGGAACGGCTACATCAGCGCCGCAGAGCTGCGCCACGTCATGACGAACCTCGGGGAGAAGCTAACAGACGAGGAGGTGGACGAGATGATCAGAGAAGCAGACATCGACGGAGACGGACAGGTCAACTATGAAG AGTTTGTACAGATGATGACCGCAAAGTGA